A region of Shewanella psychromarinicola DNA encodes the following proteins:
- a CDS encoding substrate-binding domain-containing protein: MRRSLLLFVAFSLIPISSVYGKELKLAVVPKFNSVFFDQSKAGCIDAAAQIKGVECIYRGPDISNVRMQDQVINQLIDEGIDGIAVAVTQSKYLVKNSLKRAKEAGIPIITYDSDIDASINEDPNSLRLAYIGTDNIELGKSLGEELKKLRPNGGTLIMQSGRRDSPNLNLRLMGVRSALSGKKYDVPPGELLNNDLGWTEVREPFFNFDQLAQSVIQMESVMKGRPVKADSFIAVGGWPQNDQALYRKMIAPYQAKINNNEVIIVITNTSSEQLTMLEDNLVHINIGQAPYEMGRQAILTLYKIVTEQKYDRIIYTPITFCTPENVDTCTKVSGL; encoded by the coding sequence GTGAGGAGATCACTTTTATTGTTTGTTGCCTTTAGTCTAATACCCATATCTTCTGTCTATGGAAAAGAATTAAAACTTGCCGTGGTACCTAAATTTAATAGTGTTTTTTTTGATCAAAGCAAAGCTGGCTGTATAGATGCTGCGGCTCAAATAAAAGGCGTTGAATGCATATATCGGGGACCAGATATAAGTAATGTTAGGATGCAAGATCAGGTAATAAATCAACTGATTGATGAAGGTATAGATGGTATCGCTGTAGCCGTTACACAATCTAAATATCTCGTTAAAAATAGCCTCAAGAGAGCTAAAGAAGCAGGTATCCCGATTATTACCTATGACTCTGATATTGATGCTTCAATCAACGAAGACCCTAATAGTTTACGCCTAGCCTATATAGGCACTGACAATATTGAATTGGGTAAGTCATTAGGTGAAGAGTTAAAAAAACTTCGGCCCAATGGGGGAACGCTAATAATGCAATCTGGGCGACGAGATTCTCCCAATCTGAATTTAAGACTGATGGGGGTCCGTTCCGCATTATCGGGAAAAAAATACGATGTACCTCCTGGAGAATTGCTTAATAACGATTTGGGATGGACTGAAGTTAGAGAACCTTTCTTTAATTTTGATCAACTGGCTCAATCTGTTATTCAAATGGAGTCTGTAATGAAAGGTAGGCCTGTAAAAGCAGACTCTTTTATTGCTGTTGGTGGTTGGCCGCAAAATGACCAAGCACTTTACCGTAAAATGATTGCCCCGTATCAGGCAAAAATTAATAACAACGAGGTCATCATTGTTATTACTAATACATCCTCTGAACAATTAACTATGTTGGAAGATAATCTTGTTCATATCAATATTGGTCAAGCCCCATATGAAATGGGAAGACAAGCCATTTTGACACTGTATAAAATTGTAACAGAACAAAAATATGACAGAATAATTTACACACCTATCACATTTTGCACACCAGAGAACGTTGATACATGTACCAAGGTTTCGGGATTGTAA
- a CDS encoding type II secretion system protein, translating into MSTLTTGSRQSGFTLIELVVVIIILGILAVVAAPKFINLKKDAHIAAIKGVTGSMKTAVSLFKAKTLTSGKAISDTVEFSGVKGSNYQPWAAASNAANTSFTANYTLAPEIFEAAGLDVNDWAYRIYASSGSYAVAAAPKGVLAAAEPTSTEVIATNCYFQYHWKVTGEAVITTVITGC; encoded by the coding sequence ATGAGTACATTAACAACAGGTTCCCGCCAATCGGGTTTCACGCTTATAGAGCTGGTGGTAGTGATTATCATTTTAGGTATTTTGGCTGTTGTTGCGGCACCTAAATTTATCAATTTAAAAAAAGATGCCCATATTGCCGCTATCAAAGGTGTAACAGGGTCGATGAAAACGGCCGTTTCGTTATTTAAAGCGAAAACGCTCACATCAGGCAAGGCCATTTCCGATACGGTTGAGTTCTCTGGTGTCAAAGGCAGTAATTATCAACCTTGGGCCGCAGCGTCCAATGCCGCTAACACCAGTTTTACTGCCAATTATACTTTAGCACCGGAAATATTTGAAGCCGCTGGGCTTGATGTGAATGACTGGGCTTATCGAATTTATGCATCAAGTGGCAGTTATGCGGTAGCTGCTGCACCAAAAGGTGTGTTGGCTGCAGCCGAGCCAACGTCGACAGAGGTTATCGCGACGAATTGTTATTTCCAATATCATTGGAAGGTTACAGGTGAAGCGGTTATTACGACGGTGATTACAGGGTGTTAA
- the aguA gene encoding agmatine deiminase — protein MTNMNVDATQLTTKPSQDGFSMPAEWAPQQAVWMIWPYRPDNWRSAGAYAQATFAKVADAIGAATPVYMGVPKEFLTQAKTVMPSHVTLVEIDSNDCWARDTGPTVVVNAKGECRGVDWGFNAWGGHNGGLYSPWDKDEQVAQQMLTQHGFERYQAQLILEGGSIHVDGEGTCMTTAECLLNSNRNPDLNREQIEALLCDYLNVQQFIWLPEGVYMDETDGHIDNICCFARPGEVVLHWTDDQTDPQYPRSKAALDILQNTVDAQGRKLTIHLLPQPGPLYCTAEEAQGVTEGTGVPRTAGERLAGSYANFLITNNRIVFPLLDPATDDIAAQKLQEIFPEYEIVGVPAREILLGGGNIHCITQQIPSGQ, from the coding sequence ATGACAAACATGAATGTGGATGCCACGCAGTTAACCACTAAACCATCTCAAGATGGTTTTAGCATGCCCGCCGAATGGGCGCCGCAGCAAGCTGTGTGGATGATTTGGCCATATCGTCCTGATAACTGGCGCTCTGCAGGGGCTTATGCTCAGGCAACCTTTGCTAAAGTGGCCGATGCCATTGGTGCTGCTACCCCTGTTTATATGGGGGTACCTAAGGAATTTTTGACTCAAGCCAAGACGGTTATGCCTTCCCACGTTACGTTGGTCGAAATAGATAGCAACGATTGCTGGGCTCGCGATACAGGGCCGACTGTAGTAGTGAATGCCAAAGGCGAATGCCGTGGTGTTGATTGGGGCTTTAATGCCTGGGGCGGTCATAACGGGGGGTTGTACTCTCCATGGGATAAGGACGAGCAAGTCGCACAACAGATGCTCACGCAGCATGGTTTTGAGCGTTATCAGGCTCAGTTGATCCTCGAAGGTGGCTCAATTCATGTCGATGGTGAAGGCACCTGCATGACGACGGCTGAATGTTTGCTTAACAGCAATCGCAACCCAGATCTTAATCGTGAACAAATAGAAGCATTACTGTGTGATTATTTAAATGTGCAGCAGTTTATCTGGTTGCCAGAAGGTGTGTACATGGATGAGACCGACGGACATATTGATAATATTTGCTGTTTTGCTCGCCCAGGCGAAGTGGTTTTACACTGGACTGATGATCAAACCGATCCGCAGTATCCTCGTTCAAAAGCCGCTTTGGATATTTTACAAAATACTGTGGATGCACAAGGCCGTAAATTAACAATCCATTTATTACCACAGCCAGGTCCTTTGTATTGCACAGCAGAGGAAGCGCAAGGCGTAACTGAGGGGACTGGTGTTCCACGCACGGCGGGTGAACGCTTAGCGGGTTCTTATGCGAACTTTTTAATTACCAACAATCGTATCGTTTTTCCACTACTCGACCCTGCAACTGACGATATCGCTGCACAAAAATTGCAGGAGATTTTCCCCGAGTATGAAATTGTCGGAGTACCTGCCCGCGAGATCTTATTAGGTGGTGGTAACATCCATTGCATCACCCAACAGATCCCCTCTGGACAGTAA
- a CDS encoding IS1595 family transposase, protein MKMPETSFFEWQRQFSAEIDCLNHIKKMRWPNGFVCPRCSCEHAYELTTRNLYECSQCHKQTSVTADTLFHGSRIPITKWFWAIYFLGSDKGSISALRLSKHIEVNWRTARLILSKLRTAMGHRDSLYRLSGVIEIDDALVGGKSKGKRGRGAGGKTPVLVAVESKGKRAGFIAMQAVNSVCHDSVEQFVAKHLTRQQKVHTDGLPALNIIDKTQQHEARVTPSELVDEWLPWVHIAIGNLKAFLLGTFHGVSGKYLQEYLSEFCYRFNRRQMEREIPNRLLNLAIIHTPIHSY, encoded by the coding sequence ATGAAAATGCCTGAAACGAGTTTTTTTGAATGGCAACGTCAATTCAGCGCTGAAATTGATTGCTTAAATCACATTAAGAAAATGAGATGGCCTAATGGTTTTGTTTGCCCTAGATGCTCTTGTGAGCATGCCTATGAGCTTACAACCCGCAATTTATATGAATGCAGTCAATGTCATAAACAAACATCGGTCACAGCAGACACATTATTCCACGGTAGCCGTATTCCTATCACTAAGTGGTTTTGGGCTATCTACTTTTTAGGCTCAGATAAAGGCAGTATTTCAGCATTAAGACTGAGCAAGCACATTGAAGTTAATTGGCGAACGGCACGTTTGATATTAAGCAAGCTGAGAACAGCTATGGGCCATAGAGACAGCTTATATAGACTGTCAGGGGTCATTGAAATTGATGATGCGTTAGTGGGTGGCAAAAGCAAGGGCAAGCGTGGACGTGGAGCTGGAGGTAAAACACCTGTTTTAGTTGCCGTTGAAAGCAAAGGAAAAAGAGCTGGATTTATTGCTATGCAGGCTGTGAATAGCGTTTGCCATGATAGTGTTGAACAGTTCGTTGCCAAACACTTAACGAGACAGCAAAAAGTGCATACAGACGGTTTACCTGCGTTGAACATTATAGATAAAACTCAACAACATGAAGCGAGGGTTACCCCCAGTGAGCTTGTTGATGAATGGCTGCCTTGGGTTCATATTGCCATTGGTAACTTAAAAGCATTTTTACTTGGGACATTCCATGGTGTTTCAGGAAAGTACCTACAAGAATACCTGAGCGAGTTCTGTTATCGGTTCAATCGTAGACAAATGGAAAGAGAAATACCTAACAGATTGTTAAATTTGGCAATCATTCACACGCCAATACATTCTTACTGA
- a CDS encoding Clp protease/crotonase-like domain-containing protein: protein MRYLLVALLLALMGCAAQQEPFSVAIDPLLPSTILYNGEITPENVASFEQLITNSPTKIESLIINSGGGDVFAGIRFGELVFEYKLKVVVDKACASSCANYIVTASDDVTVRNGGLLGWHGGALQPIYVPITSNKQRANKMLRKEADDFLTQWQQAEHDFFQMVKVNQAVTILGMVPGLEEKRDAQLFSYDQQTLKQLGLHITYEGEQATTSRFGEYIVQIFSVSPDVLETLLTQHNKILQQH, encoded by the coding sequence ATGCGTTATTTACTTGTCGCTTTACTGCTAGCGTTAATGGGATGTGCAGCTCAGCAAGAACCTTTCAGTGTGGCTATTGACCCACTATTACCTAGCACCATTCTTTATAACGGCGAAATTACACCTGAGAATGTCGCTTCATTTGAACAACTGATTACGAACAGTCCCACAAAAATAGAATCTCTGATCATCAATAGTGGTGGCGGCGATGTATTTGCCGGAATTCGATTTGGTGAGCTAGTATTTGAGTACAAGTTAAAGGTGGTGGTAGACAAGGCCTGTGCATCGTCTTGTGCTAATTACATTGTTACAGCCAGTGATGATGTCACGGTCAGAAATGGTGGACTATTAGGCTGGCATGGTGGTGCATTACAACCGATTTATGTCCCGATCACTTCTAACAAACAACGAGCCAACAAGATGTTGCGCAAAGAAGCAGATGACTTCTTAACTCAGTGGCAGCAAGCCGAGCATGACTTTTTTCAGATGGTGAAGGTTAACCAAGCGGTGACGATTTTAGGTATGGTGCCCGGATTGGAAGAGAAAAGAGATGCGCAGCTGTTTAGTTATGATCAACAAACCTTAAAGCAGTTAGGCTTACATATTACCTATGAAGGCGAGCAAGCTACGACTTCTCGCTTTGGTGAGTATATAGTGCAAATTTTTAGCGTATCGCCTGATGTGTTGGAAACCTTGTTAACTCAGCATAATAAGATATTACAGCAACACTAA
- the trxC gene encoding thioredoxin TrxC: MIIACPHCDTLNRVPEDRLEQQPTCGKCKQNLFVGVPIELTAANFSHHATKSELPLVVDFWASWCGPCKNFAPVFTQAAKTWEPKFRFGKLNTEEQQALAAQFNIRSIPTLMVFKQGKTIAQQSGAMPASSFNQWLESLK; encoded by the coding sequence ATGATCATAGCTTGCCCCCATTGCGATACCTTAAATCGCGTCCCTGAAGATCGTCTTGAGCAACAACCAACCTGTGGTAAGTGCAAACAAAACCTTTTTGTTGGTGTGCCGATTGAGCTGACAGCCGCCAATTTTAGCCACCATGCTACCAAATCAGAACTACCACTGGTGGTCGACTTTTGGGCCAGTTGGTGCGGCCCTTGTAAAAACTTTGCGCCGGTATTTACCCAAGCCGCCAAAACATGGGAGCCTAAATTCCGTTTCGGAAAACTCAACACCGAAGAGCAACAAGCTTTAGCCGCGCAGTTTAATATCCGCTCGATCCCCACCCTGATGGTATTTAAACAAGGCAAAACAATCGCCCAACAATCAGGCGCTATGCCTGCATCATCATTCAACCAATGGCTCGAATCGCTGAAATAG
- a CDS encoding cytosolic protein, whose amino-acid sequence MFIHHVNGIDWLVITAFEELKTMFIEEAGTIPSCFSTASELNLVDQAKRTYRYLPTLRGVITDIGTYQRQGNEEDLNPQLACLVEGLGRVFIYHGGFVAFVDDEQTFITRID is encoded by the coding sequence ATGTTTATCCATCATGTTAACGGCATCGACTGGCTAGTGATCACAGCTTTTGAAGAACTGAAAACTATGTTTATCGAAGAAGCCGGTACGATACCCTCTTGCTTCTCTACCGCCAGCGAATTGAACCTGGTTGATCAAGCAAAGCGAACTTATAGATATTTGCCTACTCTCAGAGGCGTAATCACCGATATCGGCACATATCAAAGACAGGGTAACGAAGAAGATTTGAACCCACAGCTTGCCTGCTTAGTTGAGGGGCTTGGTCGAGTATTTATCTATCACGGCGGCTTTGTAGCTTTTGTGGATGACGAGCAAACCTTTATTACCCGAATAGACTGA
- a CDS encoding amidase, with amino-acid sequence MFEVTEVSIAELRTALESGRTTAVELVKSYLARVDAYDGPATETKLNALVVHNPDAIKEAEASDARRAQCETLSPLDGIPYTTKDSYLVKGLTAASGSPAFKDLIAQYDAFAVERLREAGAICLGKTNMPPMANGGMQRGHYGRAESPYNANYLTAPFASGSSNGAGTGTAASYSAFGLAEETWSSGRGPASNNGLCAYTPSRGVISVRGNWPLTPTMDVVVPYTRTIADMLEVLDVIVADDPITRGDLWRLQPWVEIPKASTVRPDSYLDLAAQADTLKGKRFGVPRMFINKDELAGTSENPGIGGPTGQRINTRSSVIDLWEAARKALESAGAEVIEVDFPLVSNCEGDRPGAPTVFNRGLVTPEFLDDELWALSGWALDEFLRANNDPKLNKLADVNGHLIFPHDLGTLPNREGDLAAGMDEYVNMAKRGLKSYNQIDSIPDGLRGLEKTRKLDLEDWMDELKLDAVLFPTMADVGPADAHVNPASADIAWSNGIWVANGNLAIRHLGVPTVTVPMGAMADIGMPVGLTFAGRAYDDNNLLRFAGAFEATGSKRLIPTRTPALSR; translated from the coding sequence ATGTTCGAAGTCACTGAGGTTTCTATTGCCGAGCTGCGTACAGCGCTCGAATCCGGTCGCACCACAGCGGTTGAACTGGTGAAGTCTTATCTCGCACGGGTTGATGCTTACGACGGCCCAGCGACAGAGACCAAGCTGAATGCGCTGGTGGTTCACAATCCAGATGCGATCAAGGAAGCTGAGGCTTCTGATGCACGCCGAGCTCAATGTGAAACACTTAGCCCACTCGATGGTATTCCCTATACCACCAAGGACAGCTATCTTGTTAAGGGGCTCACTGCGGCTTCGGGCAGCCCAGCGTTTAAGGATTTGATTGCTCAATACGATGCCTTTGCCGTTGAACGTCTGCGCGAAGCGGGTGCCATTTGTTTAGGTAAAACCAACATGCCACCTATGGCCAATGGTGGTATGCAGCGTGGTCACTACGGTCGCGCCGAAAGCCCATACAATGCTAACTACCTTACAGCTCCCTTCGCCTCTGGTTCTTCCAATGGCGCGGGTACTGGGACCGCCGCAAGCTATTCTGCTTTCGGTCTAGCCGAAGAGACATGGTCGAGCGGTCGTGGACCTGCATCAAATAACGGTCTGTGCGCCTATACCCCGTCACGGGGGGTAATTTCTGTGCGCGGCAACTGGCCGTTGACACCGACCATGGATGTAGTGGTGCCTTATACCCGTACTATTGCCGACATGCTCGAAGTTCTTGACGTTATCGTGGCAGACGACCCTATCACCCGTGGCGACCTATGGCGTCTACAACCTTGGGTCGAGATCCCAAAAGCATCAACAGTTCGTCCAGACTCTTATCTGGATCTTGCCGCCCAAGCTGACACGCTTAAAGGCAAGCGTTTCGGGGTGCCACGCATGTTCATTAACAAGGATGAATTGGCTGGCACTAGCGAAAACCCCGGTATCGGAGGCCCGACCGGTCAGCGCATCAATACTCGATCATCGGTGATCGACCTCTGGGAAGCGGCACGCAAAGCACTGGAATCTGCCGGAGCCGAAGTGATTGAAGTGGACTTCCCGCTGGTTTCTAACTGTGAAGGTGACCGGCCTGGTGCGCCGACGGTATTTAACCGTGGCTTAGTCACACCTGAGTTTCTTGATGATGAGCTATGGGCACTATCGGGGTGGGCTTTAGATGAATTCTTGCGTGCCAACAATGACCCTAAACTGAACAAATTAGCTGACGTTAATGGGCATTTGATTTTCCCGCACGATCTTGGCACCTTGCCGAACCGTGAGGGCGATCTTGCTGCTGGCATGGATGAGTACGTCAATATGGCCAAAAGAGGTCTCAAGTCGTATAACCAAATCGACAGCATACCGGATGGTCTGCGCGGCTTAGAGAAGACTCGCAAGCTGGATCTGGAAGACTGGATGGACGAACTCAAACTCGATGCAGTGCTGTTTCCAACCATGGCTGACGTGGGTCCAGCAGATGCGCATGTTAATCCAGCCTCCGCCGACATCGCTTGGAGCAACGGTATTTGGGTCGCTAACGGCAACCTTGCTATTCGCCACTTAGGTGTACCAACGGTTACTGTGCCGATGGGGGCAATGGCCGATATTGGCATGCCTGTAGGGTTAACTTTCGCGGGCCGTGCTTATGACGACAACAACCTGCTGAGGTTTGCGGGTGCATTTGAGGCTACAGGCAGCAAGCGCCTGATCCCTACACGCACGCCAGCGCTTAGCAGATAA
- a CDS encoding DUF6795 domain-containing protein: MFKKVDVEVFPEVIGSLTLQGKPLADIKLKRGYQYSGVMEEKKWDYTTTDDEGKFSFPEIIHRTSHPNKPFAGTRISQTIKVDENEESDIIKAAKDEYSEVILWGSISSGEKHISYLAERLARLDCDLANEAIRNEIIDEAFPSGVVRYQVLSICRWPDLEKLEIEKRKKFD, encoded by the coding sequence ATGTTTAAAAAAGTCGATGTCGAAGTGTTTCCTGAAGTGATTGGTAGCCTAACCCTTCAGGGTAAACCTCTAGCCGATATTAAGCTAAAAAGAGGTTACCAATACTCTGGTGTTATGGAAGAAAAAAAATGGGACTACACCACTACTGACGATGAAGGCAAATTTAGCTTTCCTGAAATTATTCACAGAACAAGTCACCCTAATAAACCATTTGCTGGAACTCGTATATCTCAAACGATTAAAGTCGATGAAAATGAAGAGTCAGACATCATTAAAGCAGCTAAAGATGAGTATTCTGAAGTAATACTTTGGGGATCCATATCTTCAGGCGAGAAACATATATCTTATTTAGCTGAACGATTAGCACGATTAGATTGTGACCTAGCTAATGAAGCCATTAGGAATGAAATCATTGATGAAGCGTTTCCTAGTGGTGTAGTGCGCTATCAAGTATTGAGCATTTGTCGCTGGCCTGATCTGGAAAAATTAGAAATCGAGAAACGGAAAAAATTTGATTAA
- a CDS encoding DUF3465 domain-containing protein, whose product MKKIVVICLLGLALFGFLDKKVQTTQIVKNVYAGYVVDSDNALQNAIENKQSNVQVGGSGEVIKILADDLKGSRHQRFILKIASGSTLLVAHNIDLAPRIDGLTVGDTVEFFGVYEFNNKGGVIHWTHHDPRGQHQSGWLKHNGNVYK is encoded by the coding sequence ATGAAAAAAATAGTCGTCATCTGTTTACTTGGCTTGGCATTATTTGGTTTTTTAGATAAAAAGGTTCAAACCACTCAAATTGTAAAAAACGTTTACGCTGGATATGTCGTTGACAGTGATAATGCATTACAAAACGCCATTGAGAATAAACAAAGTAATGTTCAAGTTGGTGGTTCAGGTGAGGTAATAAAAATACTGGCCGACGATCTAAAAGGCAGTCGCCACCAACGGTTTATTTTGAAAATAGCCAGTGGCAGTACCTTACTCGTCGCCCATAATATTGATTTAGCCCCGCGCATAGACGGATTAACTGTCGGCGATACGGTCGAGTTCTTTGGCGTTTATGAATTCAATAATAAAGGCGGCGTCATCCATTGGACTCACCACGACCCACGCGGACAACACCAAAGCGGCTGGCTAAAACACAATGGCAACGTTTATAAATAA
- a CDS encoding lipase family protein, which yields MTQLTPKLASELAAKVYDVIDLDLAPNFANPYIKKHFTFNNVGIGKTGGFIFNRQSGFAAMGLGKGQYQGDAIIAIRGTEFSSAADWSTNAQIGLSVGDGSQIVHAGFNNAFTSLRPQFATFLDKWRTSNPGKAIHFVGHSLGGAIASLAADWASVNNYASNINLYTFGSPRVGQQGFATANTHRLNQIYRCTHGADVVPKVPLWPFIHAPYQGVEYRLDNSQGLRVSAHGMDPKAGAEPGYLVSANTEHWGHLHVKASEYLKPVKLRYENRNQASYSDQWSDKLSAALITVLKEAGYYGAIVAQATASYGLTFYDLVAKTLEKIAAAASSFADDVRGLLGHMLSFAGAVVTTVVDLTFATIRAIFNKMLSRLHSSVKDAIKSVHK from the coding sequence ATGACTCAATTAACCCCCAAATTAGCCTCCGAGCTGGCAGCTAAAGTGTACGATGTAATCGATTTAGACTTGGCACCCAACTTTGCTAATCCATACATTAAAAAACACTTTACATTCAACAATGTCGGTATAGGCAAAACTGGCGGGTTTATTTTCAATCGCCAGTCAGGTTTTGCGGCTATGGGGTTAGGCAAAGGACAATACCAAGGTGATGCTATCATAGCGATCCGCGGTACTGAATTTAGCTCTGCTGCGGACTGGTCTACTAATGCTCAAATTGGTTTAAGTGTCGGTGATGGCAGCCAAATAGTGCACGCTGGTTTTAATAATGCTTTTACTTCATTAAGACCGCAATTTGCGACTTTTTTAGATAAGTGGCGTACTTCAAATCCCGGTAAAGCAATTCATTTTGTCGGCCACAGTTTAGGTGGTGCAATAGCTTCACTCGCTGCGGACTGGGCATCTGTTAATAACTACGCTTCAAATATTAATTTATACACTTTTGGTTCTCCAAGAGTTGGACAACAAGGTTTTGCCACGGCTAACACTCATAGACTTAATCAAATTTACCGCTGCACCCACGGCGCAGATGTAGTGCCTAAAGTGCCTTTATGGCCTTTTATTCATGCGCCTTATCAAGGCGTTGAATATCGCTTAGATAACAGCCAAGGTTTGAGGGTTAGTGCTCATGGTATGGATCCTAAAGCTGGGGCCGAACCAGGTTATTTAGTCTCTGCAAACACTGAGCATTGGGGCCATTTACATGTTAAAGCTAGCGAATATTTAAAACCGGTAAAATTACGTTATGAAAACCGCAATCAAGCAAGCTATTCAGACCAGTGGAGTGACAAACTCAGCGCAGCATTAATTACGGTCTTAAAAGAGGCTGGATATTATGGCGCAATTGTAGCACAAGCAACGGCATCTTACGGTTTGACATTCTATGACCTTGTCGCCAAAACCCTTGAAAAAATTGCTGCTGCAGCAAGTTCTTTCGCCGACGATGTCAGAGGCCTACTCGGTCATATGTTGTCTTTTGCAGGAGCAGTCGTAACAACCGTAGTTGACTTAACTTTTGCCACTATACGAGCCATTTTCAATAAAATGCTTTCACGCTTACATAGCAGTGTTAAAGATGCGATTAAATCAGTACACAAGTAA
- a CDS encoding DUF6795 domain-containing protein: MFSMFKKVDVEVFPEVVGSLAHDSKPLAGIKLKRGYKYSGVMEDIEWDYTTTDDEGKFSFPEIIYRTNHPNKPFAETRVAQAIKVAEGDYTDTFLWSTVTRGEKHISYLVERLAQLDCDLANEAISQEIIDEEFPSGVVRYQVFSICSWPELEKLEIEKQKKFGE, from the coding sequence ATGTTTAGCATGTTTAAAAAAGTCGATGTCGAGGTGTTTCCTGAGGTGGTGGGCAGTTTAGCTCATGACAGCAAGCCTTTAGCCGGTATTAAGCTAAAAAGAGGGTATAAATACTCTGGTGTGATGGAAGACATAGAGTGGGATTACACCACTACTGACGATGAAGGCAAATTTAGCTTTCCTGAAATCATTTATAGAACAAATCACCCTAATAAACCTTTTGCTGAAACGCGCGTTGCGCAAGCAATTAAAGTCGCAGAGGGAGACTATACAGACACTTTTTTGTGGTCAACAGTGACTAGAGGCGAGAAACACATATCTTATCTAGTCGAGCGATTAGCACAATTAGATTGTGACCTAGCTAATGAAGCCATTAGTCAAGAAATCATTGATGAAGAGTTCCCCAGCGGAGTTGTGCGATATCAGGTATTCAGTATTTGTAGCTGGCCTGAGCTGGAAAAATTAGAAATCGAGAAGCAAAAAAAATTCGGTGAATAG